One genomic segment of Cottoperca gobio chromosome 21, fCotGob3.1, whole genome shotgun sequence includes these proteins:
- the LOC115026327 gene encoding protein lifeguard 3 — protein MTSKIDDPPPYEDALHHPKYGNYPHQLQHGSPLPPPPSYSPSPDMCPGPPGYLGQEGSYPQAGVWAAPGFSPSRMPTTIPTLSAGVHASNQGDMDDFLSTQWESTSIRHAFIRKVYIILTAQLAVTFSVVAVFTFVDPVRLFVIRYPAIYWASFVVYFVVYCILVCCKEARRRFPWNVVLLGIFTLALSYMSGTISSYYETKAVFLAMGITALVCIAVTIFCFQTKVDFTSCGGLLCIASVMLMIIGIVTAVVLSFQYVPWLHMLYAAIGAVIYTLFLVYNTQLLIGNRELAISPEEYIYGALSLYIDIVHIFLFILQVGGAATE, from the exons ATGACATCTAAAATTGATGATCCTCCACCTTACGAGGATGCACTGCACCATCCTAAGTATGGAAACTACCCCCACCAGCTACAACATGGCTCCCCTCTTCCACCACCTCCATCTTACAGCCCCAGTCCAGACATGTGCCCCGGCCCGCCTGGCTACTTGGGCCAGGAGGGCAGCTACCCGCAGGCTGGGGTGTGGGCAGCCCCTGGCTTCTCTCCATCTCGGATGCCCACTACAATACCAACTCTGTCTGCTGGAGTGCATGCATCCAACCAAG GAGACATGGATGATTTTCTGAGCACCCAGTGGGAGAGCACATCTATTCGGCATGCCTTCATTAGAAAG GTTTACATAATTTTAACAGCACAGCTTGCCGTCACCTTTTCAGTTGTTGCTGTCTTTACATTTGT TGACCCAGTAAGGCTGTTTGTCATCAGATATCCTGCCATCTACTGGGCATCTTT TGTGGTTTATTTTGTGGTGTACTGCATTCTCGTCTGCTGCAAAGAGGCGAG GAGGCGTTTCCCATGGAATGTTGTGCTGCTGGGAATATTT ACTCTCGCCTTGTCTTACATGTCTGGAACAATATCgag CTATTATGAAACAAAGGCAGTGTTTCTCGCCATGGGAATAACAGCATTAGTTTGTATCGCTGTCACAATCTTCTGCTTCCAAACAAAG GTGGACTTCACCTCCTGCGGGGGACTTCTCTGCATTGCTTCCGTTATGCTCATGATCATCGGGATTGTTACTGCAGTCGTCCTGTCTTTCCAATAT GTCCCTTGGCTGCATATGCTCTATGCCGCAATTGGAGCCGTCATTTACACCCTG TTTTTAGTATACAACACCCAACTTCTTATTGGAAATCGGGAGTTGGCCATCAGCCCAGAGGAGTACATCTAcggagctctctctctctacattgACATTGTTcacatcttcctcttcatccttcaAGTCGGTGGAGCTGCGACTGAATGA
- the pnkd gene encoding putative hydrolase PNKD, whose product MELPDWMVTLVSTTSFFCFLCLCVRYRRKGQVLWRKLLSKIMARTEKPLFRIAYTLYTRTRLGYMYYKRQMRKAREQYPAGHSTAQPMEFNGIKIIPIPVLSDNYSYLVVDTASSVAVVVDPADPLTVQAVLEEEGVTLEAILCTHKHWDHSGGNKGLKRIHSSCRVYGNAADNIPSLTHPLSHKDSVTVGRMHFQALFTPGHTVGHMIYLLDGQVVDAPSSLFSGDLVFLSGCGRMFEGSATTMLSSLDTVTSLSDDTLLWPGHEYAEDNLLFAAEVQPRNAARENKSQWVLLQRAQKLCTSPSTIGEERQYNPFLRSHSPELHLALGVQQFQDEDWTLFRARVLEELRKRKDLFNRR is encoded by the exons ATGGAGCTTCCTGACTGGATGGTAACGCTGGTTTCCACCACatccttcttctgtttcttaTGTTTATGTGTTCGTTACAGACGCAAAGGACAAGTGCTCTGGAGAAAATTGTTGAGCAAAATTATGGCCCGCACGGAGAAGCCGTTGTTCCGAATCGC gtacacactgtacactaggACCAGACTCGGCTACATGTACTACAAGAGACAAATGAGGAAAGCCCGAGAACAGTACCCTGCTGGACACTCCACAGCTCAGCCAATGGAGTTCAATG GTATCAAAATAATCCCCATTCCGGTACTCTCTGACAATTACAGCTACCTTGTAGTTGACACAGCCTCCAGTGTTGCAGTTGTTGTAGACCCTGCAGACCCTCTAACAGTTCAG GCAGTTCTTGAGGAAGAGGGAGTGACTTTAGAAGCAATACTCTGTACACACAAGCATTG GGATCACAGTGGGGGAAACAAAGGGTTGAAAAGGATTCACAGCTCATGCAGAGTTTATGGAAACGCAGCTGATAACATTCCTAGCCTCACGCA CCCTCTCTCCCACAAGGACTCAGTAACAGTTGGCCGTATGCACTTTCAGGCCCTCTTCACTCCTGGTCACACAGTGGGCCACATGATCTATCTCCTGGATGGTCAGGTGGTGGACGCCCCCTCCAGCCTCTTCTCTGGTGACCTAGTATTCCTCTCCGGATGTG ggAGGATGTTTGAAGGCAGTGCCACAACAATGCTGTCATCTCTGGACACAGTCACATCCTTAAGTGATGATACCTTATTATGGCCTg GTCATGAATATGCAGAGGACAACCTACTGTTTGCTGCTGAGGTCCAGCCTCGCAACGCTGCCAGGGAAAACAAATCTCAGTGGGTGCTGCTGCAACGAGCCCAGAAGCTGTGCACG AGTCCCTCCACTATCGGAGAAGAAAGGCAGTACAATCCTTTCCTGCGCAGTCACTCTCCAGAGCTCCATCTGGCCCTGGGCGTCCAGCAGTTCCAGGATGAAGACTGGACCTTGTTCAGGGCTCGGGTGCTGGAGGAGCTGCGAAAACGCAAAGACCTCTTCAACAGGAGATAG
- the gmppaa gene encoding LOW QUALITY PROTEIN: mannose-1-phosphate guanylyltransferase regulatory subunit alpha-A (The sequence of the model RefSeq protein was modified relative to this genomic sequence to represent the inferred CDS: deleted 2 bases in 1 codon) — protein MLKAVILIGGPQKGTRFRPLSFEVPKPLFPVAGVPMLQHHIEACAKVPNMKEILLIGFYQPNEELTRFLFNAQQEFKIPIRYLQEYAALGTGGGIYHFRDQIVSGSPEAFFVLNADVCSAFPLTEMLSFRRNMENQPAVLLGTTANRKQSMNYGCIVENEKTKEVLHYVEKPSTFVSDIINCGIYLFNPDIFQHIGAVFQKNQQDMLLEEPTNGWHRAEAIRLEQDIFTALAGQGKLYVYKTLSFWSQIKSAGSAIYASRLYLNQYHTTHPERLASNKEGGPKISGNVYIHPTASIDPTAMLGPNISIGSGVTIGAGVRVRESVILHGATLQDHCCVLNSIVGWDSTIGKWARVEGTPSDPNPNDPFARIDSETLFREGKLTPSITILGCKVTIPSEVIILNSIVLPHKDLNRSFKNEIIL, from the exons ATGTTGAAGGCAGTTATTTTAATTGGAGGCCCCCAGAAAG GCACAAGGTTCAGGCCACTGTCATTTGAAGTGCCCAAACCCTTGTTCCCAGTAGCTGGTGTGCCCATGCTGCAGCATCATATTGAAGCATGTGCCAAG GTACCAAACATGAAGGAGATTTTGCTGATTGGCTTTTATCAGCCAAATGAAGAACTGACCAGATTCCTGTTTAATGCACAGCAGGAGTTCAAAATTCCCATCAG GTATTTGCAGGAGTATGCAGCCCTGGGGACTGGAGGGGGCATCTATCACTTCAGAGATCAGATTGTCTCCGGCAGTCCAGAGGCTTTCTTTGTTCTGAATGCTGATGTTTGCTCAGCGTTTCCTCTCACAGAGATGCTCAGCTTCAGAAGGAACATGGAGAACCAACCAGCTGTGTTA CTGGGGACAACG GCAAACAGAAAGCAATCCATGAATTACGGCTGCATTGTTGAAAACGAGAAAACAAAAGAG gTCCTGCATTATGTGGAGAAGCCGAGCACATTTGTAAGCGATATCATAAACTGCGGCATATACCTCTTTAACCCAGACATCTTCCAGCATATCGGCGCCGTCTTTCAGAAGAACCAACAGGACATGTTGCT AGAGGAGCCAACCAACGGCTGGCACCGAGCAGAGGCCATCAGGCTGGAGCAGGACATTTTCACTGCCCTGGCTGGACAGGGCAAGCTCTACGTGTATAAAACCCTCAGCTTCTGGAGCCAGATTAAATCTGCAGG aTCTGCAATTTATGCCAGTCGGTTGTACCTCAACCAGTATCACACCACTCATCCGGAAAGACTGGCCTCAAATAAGGAGGGGGGGCCCAAAATAAGTG GTAATGTCTACATTCACCCTACAGCCAGCATTGACCCCACTGCTATG CTGGGCCCCAACATCTCGATTGGCTCTGGAGTGACGATTGGTGCTGGGGTCAGAGTTCGAGAATCTGTCATCCTTCATGGTGCAACTCTACAG GATCACTGCTGTGTTTTGAACAGCATCGTGGGATGGGACAGCACCATTGGCAAGTGGGCAAGAGTAGAAGGAACCCCGAGTGACCCAAACCCCAATGATCCCTTCGCAAGGATTGACAGCGAGACCCTGTTCAGAGAGGGAAAACTCACACCCTCAATTACTATTCTCG GTTGTAAAGTGACCATACCTTCCGAGGTCATTATACTCAACTCGATCGTCCTCCCCCACAAAGACCTTAACCGCAGCTTCAAAAACGAAATTATTCTCTAG